CTTATAACGAATTCTTCTTCCCATCCTCACGTAGGTCTTCAATTGTGGTTCGGTGTTGCACATTCCATCCGGTGGGTTCTGCGACATTCCACCATGTTCGGTCTGAGAAAACCCACCCGGTTCGTTCTTGGACATTCCACAAGGGGAAAGAAATGCACTGTCACTGAATGGTTGTGGACGTCCACCACTTTGGGATCCATCGTCTTGCCTTCTACCTCTTATTTTGGCCTTATCTTCTCTCTGTTTTCTTCTAAGCATTTTCTTTGTTGATGGTTGATcatcattccttttttgttgtgATTGCTTTTCCTTCACATCAGTCTTATCTGTTAATGCACCAccaaaatcatcaacaacatgaaactgaaattaaacaacatataaCATGTTAGGTAACTGTTGTCAATATATCAAAACATTCACAAGTCAAAAAACACATCACCTATCACACCCATCTCGAAAACACATTTGACGATGTTGTCTCTCACATTTGTATCCATCCAATGCAAGATCCTTGGAGACTTCTTTATTGCACCTTGGGGAGGTACAAAATGCTCATAAAACCATACCtataaaacatgtaatagttacaaattattcataatcacataacaaatattCAAAAGATCATTCATTTATCaaatcaataaataacaaataccTGCAACATGTAAACACAACCATTGACATAAACGTCACTTGTAGCTTTGCCTTTCTTCACTGAATCCGAAGCTTTGctcaaacttttcaacaaataACGATAAACTAAACTACCCCAACAGTAATTTCTCAAATGACTTAGGTTGTCAGCAATGTCAAACATAATAGGAAACACCCGTCCACAACGTTTTGGAAATAAAATCTCATATATCCCCACCAATATGCACAAGCTACAAAAAACACCACAaggtatttcttttttatgtttcttcaacaagaatttgtaaatgaaattcaaatttttacttCCCTTTCCTAAGTATTTCACACAATTACTTTTAACCATTGTATCCTTTAGGTTTATACTACCATCCTCTGAACTCAACCCTAATCCTAAACAAAAATCCTTTTCATTCATATTGACAACTTTGTCTCCAATAAGAAAACCATTGCTGGAATCCACCCATTTCAAAGTTAACTCCCGCAAAATCTTAGTATTCAATGTAACTTTACCACTCAAATGTAAAAACCAAGCAAATGGAGTCTTCGAAATGAGTGACCGTTGCTCATCCGTCAAGTATTCGTTCAAAGTGCACACATACATCGTTGAAAAATAATGACGAACCGTCAACTactcaacaaaaaacaaaacaaatgtaaacacaaaatgaaataacaaaaaaacccAAAAGGGGTCCAAGAACCGAATACCCTAACTAAAAACCAAATTCCCTAACCACAACATCAACGAAAACCGACAACAAGAACGCAAGAACCCAAGAACCCAAGAACCCAAGAACACAAGAACCCAAACCAAAAATCAAATACCCAAGAACGCATTTACCTTTCTCCAACGAAGCTGCTGTTCGGGACTTCCCATTTCCACCAAACGCCAAGAACGGAGAACCACAAACCAAACGTCACAGAGAGGAAGCAAGGGGAGAACGATAACGCAGGGGAGAACTAAATGTGAGAGAGAGAACGAAATTTGAGACAAAATGCAATGAAACAGGccaagggtatatttggaacgcaaaaattttcaaaatctttttgttTTCGTGCCcagattttttgaaaaaaaaaaaccaaaccaaTGGCAGCTTGACACCTATCGGTGTCAAAAGTATGTCAAAAAAAGcgtgtcaaaataacgggatcCTAATATATTATGCTTCcaatgaaaatgattttatcttagtttccaaattaaaatattaagattttgtttctacaatttaaaaataacttttgaattacttaattttataaatagtataaataaaggtgtcTTTCTAGTATAAattcatctttaaatttaagtgaattatattatcaattttgtATAATACTATTCAACTTAACTTAGatcacaaaaattataaaattcttttagaTTTCTTCTATCAATCATTCTTTAAAAGTTGACAAAACTTTTCTAGAGAACACGCAAATTCCATCGTCTCATCACCTTTAAATCACCAAAACCGAGACATACACTTATCATAGCATATGCGCACCTACATCATTCTTGGAATCACCAAGAGTCCTGTAACTTAGATGAGGCATCAGTATTCTATTGACATTTTCCTATTATACATGTACTTAGTTAAAATAGATAAATGTCTaacttcaaaaattaatttaattaatcaaatacaaaaagatGTGTAATTTAACCTTACGTTTAGAGGAAATTCGTTTAAAAGCAAGTTAAAATACCCTGATTTTTATGTCTATATTTTTTCCTCTATCACGCTTAGTCtcagttcattttttttttcctctatgTTTTGATCATCCTCATTTCGTTTTTGCTTTCGCGTTTCCCGCCCTTCTTAAGTTTGGACTCTGGAGTTAGAAGCCGTTAttgttttataagttaattCGATCAAGCAGTGCCTATTTTCcatgttcattttcttttagcCAAACGCTGGATGTTCTCTCGTCTTTTTTGTCTCTCTCATCACAACCTAACTAAATCATTATCACAGTCTATCATCACTCTCATTCATGCAGTTGTGGAAATCGAAAATCCCTACCTTCTCTTAACCGCTTCATCTTAGGGATTCCTTGTCCATTGAGTTCTCTACACTTCACGGATAGGTAAGTCGCGCATTTCTTTGCGAATCTCAACATTTCGTTTGTGTCTCAGCTGCAGTTACGgtaatattttatgaagtttGATGTCAATGAAGTTCAACTGATTTCGGTTGTTGAAAAATCATAGACTAGGATATACTTGATTTATGagtttcttttaagttttaatcaACTATGTCTAACAATCATGCATATacctttgtttcttttcatCTAATGCGATTATTGGAACACTCGTAAATATATGAAACTGCAGTTGTTATATCTTTTTGGTAATATTTACGATTGATGATCTATTGAGGAACAAATTTCTGATTTAGGAGAATTAGCTGAAAGAGTGATCTGCAACGTTATGCTGGTTAGAAATATGCTTGCCAGGATATCCAATATTGTAACTTTCTCTATTCTTTTATTATCGTTACTTTTTAGTGATTGATATTTTCATGGATTATTTTCACTGGTGCTTGATTGATTCATTCTTTCTCTTAGTCACAAGAGTGGCCAAGGAACTtgtatgttaataatatatttattccctactttttaatttgaatttggcGATTTTGTAATGGCTGTGGTGTAGATCAAAAACTTTAGCAACCTTAAGGAATGACAGAAGAACACAAGGAATCCTCACCTGCAGATTCAAAGGAGAAAAAATCATCCCGAGGTTTTTCTCTATATTGTTTTTTACTTCATGATGTAGTGAGTATTAGAAGTAGATTCTTTCTGGTTCTTTATCGGAAACAGGTAACAGTATGAGAGGAAGCAATGGATGATCTTGGAATTGATTGCATATGACATGgcattaaatttttgaataGAATTTACCAGTCAGCGCTGTTTTGGAAGTAGTATGTTGATGGTTCATAAAAGTTAGATAAGCATAGCAATTATTGCAGTTCATTTATAGTGTTCTGGGTGAAGTCCTTATTCTTCCCTTAACTTGATGTCATTTTGGATGGAAAACAGGACTTTGGTTTGTCCAAATGAAACACTCTTACTGCAAATCCGACCATGGATTATCTTCAACTTCCTTGGAGTatgaattgaaaacaaaattataataagaaaagggaaaagaaaattcagaaGAGTAAAAAACTTTCTAAAATAGCTTCACACTACTTAAGgctactaatttaatttttttaaattcatgtaAACTTAATCCTTAATATTGATGCAAGATTCTTAGGTGCTTGCAACTTCTTGTAATTTGTGAGATTGCATTCTCACCCAGTCCATGCAAAAaccaaacattttcttttctcgtGGTTGAGTAAAAACAACAATAAGGATATATGCAAGtattaaacaagttttttttttttgcatttttcaatttaaataggtgatgaaattggaaagaattttCTTAGCTCCTGGAAGTCCATGTCAATGGCAGATGATGATGCAATTGACTTTGGCTTTGACACAGTTtctaaaggaaagaagaagccatttgattttgaaaaaatgtaaGTCTTCCTAACATACTGAAGTTAATAATTTAGGTTTTGAAAAGTGAAATACAGACGGAAAGGGTGCTGATATTGGTTTCATTCTGAATCCTTCTGTTTCAAAAGGCTTTAGTTTGACAGGTTCAATAAACTGGAGAAgattgatataataaattaaattttcataacttttatctttttttcacaTCTATAGTGAATATgatgttttatataaaagagattTCCATTTAAGCAACAGATTACCATGATAAACATACGTGCTTATGTTGTACAATTTTGACTTATGATTTGTAGTTTCTAATTCAATGAGTTACAAATAATCCTTGGTTAGGGACCTTAATTTTAATCTGGATGGTGAGTTTGACAAGATATCATCATTTAAGTTGGACATGTCAGATCTTGATTTTACATGCCCGCCAAAGAAGAATGCCCAGTCTAAGGATAAGAAAGGAGAAATTTCTGGTGCAAAAGGAGGAAAGCAAGATGAGTTTAATTTCAGCTTTGATTTTAATgagtaagaaaatatttgaggctatattcatttaatgtacatatttgttatttttggttTCTGAAGCATCGGTTGAGTGATTTGAAGGttttattctcaaatttttGCATCTTTTGATGGCATAGGTTGGATAGCTTCAATCTTGATTCAAGCTTCGTGCAAGTAGATACTACTTCCAACAGTAGTCCAAGAGAAAAGGTAGTAAGCAACGAAGGAAGTGATAAAGAAGGTGCTAAAAGGCCTAAAACCAATAACGATGAAGGTGCTGATGCATCTGTTGATAGCACGGCTGTGAAGTCCCATGCACCAGAGGAGCTTGAAACTTTTAAGGCTGAGACTATGGTTGGTAGCCTAGGGAATCTAGTTTTCAAACAGGATGGTCCTGTTTCCAGAATTTCATCCTCTGGAAATCTTGACATGCAAGAAATAAACTTACCTGAGAAGGCAAATTTAACAGAATCAGTATCTGAGCAGGTTAAAAATGTGCCATATTCTCAATCAGTAGGTCAGAGTGATTCAGAACAGCACACTATCTCAGACCAGCATACGGAGGTTATTTCATCAGGAACAGGAGTCAGTAATGTATCTGGAGATAATCAAGAAATTAGTCTTAGAACAACATATCAATGTACAGAAAAGTTTTCTTCCGGAACCAGAAAAATTAATGTTTCGGATGACAGGCAAGAGATTAATGATAAGGCAACAAATATGAAGCTTGATACCGCTGACTTACAATTGGAGCATTCCTCCCCACATCACATCACTAAGTCAGATAACAGTGTTGGAGAAGCAATTGCTCTAGGTAGAAATGCCCAAGGAGTCACTAATGACCCTCAGCCAGAAAATAGGTATACAAGTTATGAAAATATTACTAAAGCTGATGCCTTGAAGAAGATTTCATGTGACAatgacaacaaagaaaaaaaagaaacaacttcAGTGTGTGATTTGGCTCTTGGAAGGAGGTAAAATTGTTACGATCATTTTACTATTGTCTTTATGAATGTTAGCATTATGGTTTCTTTCTGTTATTAGCTGAGTTTCTTACAATTCTGTTCTGTAAGGTAGGAGgcatgtttttttgtttcttcagaTATATGCTGTTTTCATGATTTCACTCATTTGATGCAGTAAATCTGTAGCGGAAAACATGGTGttgattaaagataataaaCTCCATGATATGCAGTCAAGTGCGTTTAGCACACCAGAGGGCAACAGATCTTTAAAACAACCATCAACAGTTGGGACCAAGGGTATTTCCCTTGGCAACAAAAAAAATGCTGACATGGTCCTTGGATCCATCACTCAAAAACGGTATTATGCTTGTGAAACTATTATAGTTATTGCCTACAATGGTAGAATGTCTGATTTATATCTCTTAACAGGGAGAACTTGAGGTCAAAAGACACAAGATTTGGAAGCAAAATGACAGATGATTCCATCACGGATTCCAGCAAACTAATGAGGGATGCAGGAGCATTGCTCGGTAGTAAAGATGATCTTAGAAGTAGTAGCAATACCAGGTAATATGTATGTTCCTGGAAATCTGTAAAGCTATAAGTTTCTTACTTTATAGTGACTCTTTTCCACTATCTGCATAAATGATATTTTGGCAGAAATTAGATGTTACTTCCTTGTAATGAATGTGACTGTTACTTCTGATCATGATCAGGGAGGGCATTGTTTGTGATGTTACACCATGTTCAGGAACGTTGGCAGGAAATAAACAATCATTTTGTGAAGAAGTAAATAACAGCAAGATCACATGTCTAGAAAGGGACGTGCCGAACAAAGATGTTCATATGTTGAGGTAAGGTAACTTCTGGAAGATATATGATTTGATCTAATAAGTAAATTGAGAAATATGTACAGCCATGATTATTGAGTCGAATCATAAactattgtttatttatttttaatacaaagatgataaataaacttatgaatcctgttagaagtggactttaagcctaactcaaccccacaaaaccggcttgtaggaagaggtttgcacccacttatatacacttaaatggcctcatctctagtcgatgtgggacttccaacacacccccctcacgccgaggtatatacatctcgagcgtgggattagacttttttaatgggtggtccgatagcggcccgATAGTGGGTGGATCCATATGCCCAACGACAACAGAAATCGCTAGGATGGGCTCCagtcatggctctgataccatattagaagtgagttttaggcataactcaaccccacaaaaccggcttgtagggagaggtttgcacccacttatatacacttaaatggcctcatctctagtcgatgtgggacttccaacaaatcCTATGagataaaatgaacaaaatctttaaataataactaattttatagtaaaataaaatatagaatacGATAAAAATGATATACTAATTCAAaccgattttatttttaaaaaattaaataaaaaggacATGTTGCATATAAAACAAGcctaattaagttttaagtttcttataaatttgagtatttttaattgagttcatattaaattttttttctatctattgagtagtcaatttttatatttttcaattgagtttgtgtcgtataatttttttatatttattgttaatttcgGACGTGATAAAATTTGGCCAAATTTCGATTGTGGCTTGGCGTAATCATCTCAACTTTTGACCCAAGCGGTTCATTTCAATTTTCGGTTTGGGTAGATCCATCACAACCTTCGGTCGGTGCCAGCAGGTCGTAACCTTTGTCTTGCTTGATTATGTCCTATGCGTTTCATGGACGAAgtagttaactgaactgtaattcagttttttaaaactgaactataaaatagttcaattaagtttttaatgtaaatagtttagtatttatagtataatatggtacaattattttacagttcagttcaatttgGTTAATTTTGCCCACCTCTAACTAGACCAAAACTCTTTTATCTTCATAAGATGACATTAGTAGACTGTCTAGATGCTCCTACATGAAGAAAGTCTCAAGCTTATCAAGAATGACCTTGTCACAGACACCTTTCTCTAATTTTACATGCTCATTTTGACCGTGTTAGAATAGTAGAAGTAACTCCAAAGCAAGTTGTTCTTCACGAAACAATTTCCTATCTACAACTAATCTTGCATAGTCAGCATTTGTATGTACTTCAAGATTTACATTCCCATTTTGTTTGAACAAAACTCCGGAGTTCCTTTCAAATATGCACAATTTGTGTAGATATTTTTGgaagttttagattttattctatcaacattttttaggaagtttcagattttattcctattagttttaattttatatattggCTGTATCTTGGTCTTATTTCGAGCATATCAATCTTGCAATATGAGGGATCTGATTCCTAGAATAGGCTGTGTTTGTTTCCTATTATCCAAtcaatgtatatatacatatatgtgtTAGATGTGTGAAATGAAACTGAATAAGAGggaaattattttcttccaattttgaGACAATTCTTAGTGCAGCCCGTAAGTGAATCTCTTTTGGGTGGTACATGAACTGACTGACTAGACTCATTGCAAATGCAACATCAAGTCTAGTGTGAGACAAATGTATgagtagggatgacaatggGATGGGTTGGCACGGAAAGTGCCTATGTTAGATCTCTTTGATCAAGAAGTCTAACAACTCACTCCTCACACACCAAAAACTAACAGAGACAGCATAAGAAAGTATGTTTATTGCTGTTTATCGAATGAAAAATCACTAGTACAccaaggaagcctcccttcctccaTTGGAACAATGATCCAGTCTAAtaattacaaattcaaaatcTAACTTCTTGTACAATTAACTCCTATATTTATAGTGAATGACTCTAACTGTCAATAGCCCACTGTTTTAACTATCAACAACCCTTCCCgctttctttctcctttcataCATTTTTAGAGCTATTACCCGCCACCTTAAgaacaaccttgtccccaaggttgaattCCGGAAACTATTGTTTGATCATCGACTCATCCTCCCAGGTTGCTCCCTCAATACCTTCTTCCTCCCATTGAATCAAAACCTGAGGAAACTCCTATCCcatttgttgtttcttgcaCTTTTGTAGCAGCAACTTGATAGGCTTACAAATAGGTCCCTCCACATGTAGTTCTGCAGGTAATTCTCCGTCTACTTGGTGTGTCCCCATAGCCAGTTTCAACTGGGGCACATGGAATACCGGGTGTATTCTGGCCGTCTCTGGTAGTTGTGAACGAAAAGCCACCTTCCCCACTTGCTTGAGCACCAGAAAAGGGCCATAATAGCGTACTAACAGTTTGGGCTGTAGTCTAAACTCACTCTATTGcttgtctatgtggatgatatgattattgtagaagatgatgaaacagaaaaattgacattaaaagataaattggcagctcaatttgaaatgaaagacctaggaaaactcaaatattttcttggaatagaggttgcctactccaagaacgaaattttcatctcccaaaggaaatatgtacttgatctcttcaaagaaacaggaaagttgGGATGTAGAACCTCAACAGTTCCTATAGAACAGAATCACAGAATTAGAAGTGAAGAAAGTGCTCCtgtagagaaggcccaatatCAGAGATTGGTGGGATtattgatttatctatcacacacaagaccaaACATTGCTTATGTAGTTAGTatagtgagccaatttatgcatgatccaagagagagacacatgcaagcagttgacaaaattctccaatacttgaagtcaagtctAGGAGAGGGGCTAATATACTGATGCTGACTACGCAGGTTCTATTAATGACAAAAAATCTACTTCTGGGTATTGTGTatttcttggagatagtctggtaacatggagaagcaaaaagcaagataaaGTATCACATTCTAGTGCGGAAGCTGAATTTCGAGcccttgctcaaggaatgtgtgaaggactctagaggaaaatcattttggatgatctCAAAATCAAAAGTGGAGAACCCGGTGCAACTACGctgtgacaataagtctgctACGAGCATAGCCTATAATCCAGTACATCACGACAGAAccaaagcacattgaaattgacaGACATTccatcaaagataatcttgacagaggctttgtgattacaactcatgttcctacagaacttcaaatagcagatatttttacaaaagggcttcctctggatagatttcaagatcttgtaggcaagttaagaatgattgatattcatttacc
This genomic stretch from Vigna radiata var. radiata cultivar VC1973A chromosome 7, Vradiata_ver6, whole genome shotgun sequence harbors:
- the LOC106766155 gene encoding uncharacterized protein At4g18490, whose product is MTEEHKESSPADSKEKKSSRGDEIGKNFLSSWKSMSMADDDAIDFGFDTVSKGKKKPFDFEKMDLNFNLDGEFDKISSFKLDMSDLDFTCPPKKNAQSKDKKGEISGAKGGKQDEFNFSFDFNELDSFNLDSSFVQVDTTSNSSPREKVVSNEGSDKEGAKRPKTNNDEGADASVDSTAVKSHAPEELETFKAETMVGSLGNLVFKQDGPVSRISSSGNLDMQEINLPEKANLTESVSEQVKNVPYSQSVGQSDSEQHTISDQHTEVISSGTGVSNVSGDNQEISLRTTYQCTEKFSSGTRKINVSDDRQEINDKATNMKLDTADLQLEHSSPHHITKSDNSVGEAIALGRNAQGVTNDPQPENRYTSYENITKADALKKISCDNDNKEKKETTSVCDLALGRSKSVAENMVLIKDNKLHDMQSSAFSTPEGNRSLKQPSTVGTKGISLGNKKNADMVLGSITQKRENLRSKDTRFGSKMTDDSITDSSKLMRDAGALLGSKDDLRSSSNTREGIVCDVTPCSGTLAGNKQSFCEEVNNSKITCLERDVPNKDVHMLSSQVNMSCLTEKTARITNQAVSVNSQPEASGKESSHKSRITSVEGNKLTSKNCKVTSALSSLKTSRILTTSLNQQGTNSIVSSGQSIQIQGITAPKNDNPIDIGNNQKPSTPFLKRKTIEVSEADFTSLRSLKRISQSLSKSRGSKESSEEVIGEVESIPNNLLYNHSTPGLKSPSEIKVMEVEIPNSMLMEDNSNVEKAEAYMKELEDICNMLKKKHDEAKDLLIRAIVNDNNLLMLNHPIYEEEIRKVQKFASQLMSKEIQT